From a single Nothobranchius furzeri strain GRZ-AD chromosome 7, NfurGRZ-RIMD1, whole genome shotgun sequence genomic region:
- the LOC129165465 gene encoding uncharacterized protein isoform X2: MAMHQTILRRGQDPLQSIKRCSDCCSNIHCTFCKMTYADFYKVKYHVQNHVSIAVKHEDYVILKCSLGCREMAHYHCCYCPSTILRRMAFVKHLAICKEKLSRPPPPAQTAPPPSAQTRPPQTGPPPPSAQTRPPQTGPPPPSAQTRPPQTGPPPPQTGPPPPQTGPPPPQTGPPPPSAQTAPSPSAQTAPSPSAQTRPPQTGPPPPQTGPPPPQTGPPPPSAQTAPSPSAQTRPPQTGPPPPSAQTRPPQTGPPPPSAQTRPPQTGPPPPQTGPPPPQTAPPPPSAQTAPPPSAQTRPPPSAQTGPPPPSAQTAPPPSAQTRPPPPQTGPPPPSAQTAPPPSPQAGPSSSSSSSRRLKVRQPVKVTCSHCGITLNKKNLQVHINRKHRPKGQQISETRHLSCQCIDATNGIFAVNKSFFKPCSPIHVQKKTWGTSQKQICELDDCNTNLDFAVRSGILPYECIHLKSLTFSPRSDTPPTILEEEVLSDIVSAKIFGDVRKQSCLNLQSKSAAAGVPLSVDVTVGGPSSKKFISVFEPKVSCYSRLGRVMVAFDMKKRSWHCPCAKPRLLCLHKSVAKWHLFQTDREMFKTKESATDSGDAAETNEELQDDAIPVGGQQYPPGDNDLMRMVKYIMKNKALPENLPQDLVTGSQTLEDISKDLIPKETICAECGGQLNEPVLITARAKLVAYTGVVHGFSTYRRECPDCGLIYRYQEWSDGIHNFNDHILLTLHLCIYLRNSIQTHHAVSRAIEVLEKTENQTFPSKATMLHAYMHFEALTAHSYSYSCYKCGYYPPVVIMDLHRKGVFNMPTSEMETPPADFDGRVNIKDFYDSVTSQIICTGLLTSGRKNPFLVLPSYHNWAPWIGPKCRDGDIVFNTEHEKLHAPRQAAEMSDLQMTEERLQDALINLRVDMVRKLCKQCGIDSKGSKMDLILRLREEMKNRSSYDKIFEKVWGASGGWAVVMCPCAVVYSIKFNLRAESPRDYADILLSWKHFPNIAIYDFARGLATHTNLREPENLPFSPHEGRLAEASNDNVKSAAEGKLKVHLPWLKSKKKDADTNCHPLTGSSEHYTLYDVFHEKNTKDPRDILRRIALVPELAGWVNSQCAEQLFADMRKNNYFLNTLTPSEHIFMMRNILHHYNTQCNNKTEESIKKVVSEDVLQLDHNGQIVMAAQPPTEADVTTQPCLTPNQTSDQLNRRIWAVNPLPAQQKLLAYVLDKNKDPYEDILSYSPGRTLTRCDFWSLAFEEVEAQIADQCFQVITALGASQVSLFLFCVVLLSLWQGGLVALRRNFSLLMEFVTGFTQYIFPTFSKKNCSTTSFCLFRAKTSTLSASIWWLPGYHHFTMIPLQLYLTILEQRTSFYSLRGSPGTGFCVVLANHISPGHWNTVTLSQLKGAPLQWGGNDCGAYMMMYALYVTLDMPFDFAQSDMPVIRSWWCQQLLKTFPLAGQFSPPEPEMMEVTQGEPTPTEPDTMEVTQRKEIQDVPVMRGIMVAWNWVKENQKHFAGKVIPPDIISMDEDDAAMAITMQELFMTTHDMDRDEDEIRSPFIFTFSNKDDMEFFMHEIRDKRDIRVSCMCNTD, translated from the exons ATGGCT ATGCATCAAACAATACTGAGGAGAGGGCAGGATCCTCTTCAGTCTATCAAGCGATGCAGCGATTGTTGCAGCAACATTCACTGCACTTTCTGTAAAATGACATATGCTGATTTTTACAAGGTTAAATACCATGTACAGAATCATGTGAGCATTGCTGTAAAACATGAAG ATTATGTCATCTTAAAATGCAGCCTGGGCTGTAGGGAAATGGCACATTATCATTGTTGTTACTGTCCGTCAACGATTCTGCGGAGAATGGCATTTGTGAAACATCTTGCTATATGTAAGGAGAAATTATCACGTCCTCCACCACCGGCACAGACAGCACCTCCTCCATCAGCACAGACAAgacctccacagacaggacctcctcctccatcggcacagacaagacctccacagacaggacctcctcctccatcggcacagacaagacctccacagacaggacctcctcctccacagacaggacctcctcctccacagacaggacctcctcctccacagacaggacctcctcctccatcggcacagacagcaccttctccatcggcacagacagcaccttctccatcagcacagacaagacctccacagacaggacctcctcctccacagacaggacctcctcctccacagacaggacctcctcctccatcggcacagacagcaccttctccatcagcacagacaagacctccacagacaggacctcctcctccatcggcacagacaagacctccacagacaggacctcctcctccatcggcacagacaagacctccacagacaggacctcctcctccacagacaggacctcctcctccacagacagcacctcctcctccatcggcacagacagcacctcctccatcggcacagacaagacctcctccatcggcacagacaggacctcctcctccatcggcacagacagcacctcctccatcagcacagacaagacctcctcctccacagacaggacctcctcctccatcggcacagacaGCACCTCCTCCTTCACCACAGGCAGGACCgtcgtcatcctcatcatcctcacgaCGATTAAAGGTCCGCCAGCCGGTGAAAGTGACATGCAGCCATTGCGGCATCACATTAAATAAAAAGAACTTGCAGGTGCATATTAATAGAAAGCACAGGCCAAAGGGACAACAGATATCAGAGACACGACACCTGTCATGTCAGTGTATTGATGCTACAAATGGCATCTTTGCAGTCAACAAATCATTCTTCAAACCATGCTCACCAATACATGTACAGAAAAAAACCTGGGGTACAAGCCAAAAACAAATTTGTGAATTGGATGATTGCAATACTAATTTGGACTTTGCAGTGAGGAGTGGAATTCTGCCATATGAATGCATCCACTTAAAATCATTGACATTTTCTCCCAGATCAGACACCCCCCCCACAATTCTGGAAGAAGAGGTGCTGTCAGACATAGTGTCTGCCAAAATATTTGGGGATGTGAGAAAACAGAGCTGCTTGAACCTCCAGAGCAAATCTGCTGCTGCAggggtgcctctctcagttgatgTCACAGTTGGAGGGCCGTCCTCAAAAAAGTTCATATCAGTTTTTGAACCCAAAGTGTCATGCTACAGCAGACTGGGAAGGGTAATGGTGGCCTTCGACATGAAAAAGAGGTCATGGCATTGCCCATGTGCCAAACCCAGACTGTTGTGCTTGCACAAAAGTGTGGCTAAATGGCATCTCTTTCAGACAGACAGAGAAATGTTCAAGACCAAAGAGAGTGCCACTGACAGTGGTGATGCTGCTGAGACAAATGAAGAACTGCAGGATGATGCAATACCAGTCGGAGGACAACAATATCCTCCTGGTGACAATGATCTCATGAGAATGGTAAAATACATAATGAAAAACAAAGCTCTACCGGAAAATCTCCCCCAGGATTTGGTCACTGGCTCCCAAACATTAGAGGACATTTCAAAGGACTTGATTCCCAAAGAAACCATATGTGCAGAATGTGGAGGCCAACTTAATGAGCCAGTGCTCATTACAGCACGTGCCAAGCTGGTGGCATACACTGGTGTTGTACATG GCTTTTCTACATACCGCAGGGAATGTCCCGACTGTGGGCTGATTTATCGATACCAGGAGTGGAGTGATGGGATTCATAATTTCAATGACCATATACTCCTCACTCTTCATCTATGTATTTATCTCCGTAACTCAATTCAG ACACACCATGCTGTAAGCCGAGCAATTGAGGTCTTGGAGAAAACTGAAAATCAGACCTTCCCCAGTAAGGCCACAATGCTCCATGCATACATGCATTTTGAAGCCCTGACAGCTCACAGCTACTCATACTCCTGTTATAAGTGTGGATACTATCCACCTGTGGTTATCATGGACCTGCACAGGAAGGGTGTCTTCAATATGCCTA CAAGTGAGATGGAGACTCCACCAGCAGACTTTGATGGCAGAGTCAACATCAAAGATTTTTATGACTCTGTGACGTCTCAGATCATTTGTACTGGCTTATTGACAA GTGGTCGTAAGAACCCCTTTCTTGTTTTGCCATCATATCACAACTGGGCACCTTGGATTGGACCAAAATGCAGAGATGGGGACATTGTTTTCAACACTGAGCATGAGAAGTTGCATGCACCAAGGCAGGCTGCTGAGATGTCAGATCTCCAAATGACAGAGGAGAGACTCCAAGATGCCCTTATTAACCTCCGG GTGGACATGGTGCGTAAGCTATGCAAACAAtgtggcatagattctaaaggttcTAAGATGGACCTTATTCTCAGACTCCGGGAGGAGATGAAGAACAGGTCGTCATATGATAAGATTTTTGAGAAGGTCTGGGGAGCATCAG GTGGCTGGGCAGTTGTTATGTGCCCCTGTGCTGTTGTCTATTCaataaaatttaatttaagaGCAGAAAGCCCCAGAGACTATGCAGATATTTTGCTCAGCTGGAAGCACTTTCCCAACATTGCCATTTATGATTTTGCGAGGGGACTGGCCACACACACCAACTTGAGGGAACCTGAAAACTTGCCTTTCAGCCCACATGAGGGACGGCTGGCTGAGGCATCCAATGATAATGTAAAGTCAGCTGCTGAAGGAAAGCTGAAGGTCCATTTACCATggctaaaaagtaaaaaaaaggatGCAGACACAAACTGCCACCCACTCACAGGATCATCGGAACATTATACCTTGTATGATGTTTTCCATGAGAAAAACACAAAGGATCCTAGAGACATCCTTCGaagaatagcacttgttcctgaaCTGGCTGGCTGGGTCAACAGCCAGTGTGCTGAGCAATTATTTGCAGACATGAGGAAGAACAATTACTTTCTGAATACACTCACACCGTCTGAACACATCTTCATGATGCGCAACATATTGCACCACTACAACACACAATGCAACAACAAGACTGAAGAAAGCATCAAGAAAGTGGTGAGCGAGGATGTCCTGCAGTTGGATCACAATGGGCAGATAGTAATGG CTGCACAGCCACCCACAGAAGCAGATGTAACAACACAACCCT GTCTAACACCTAACCAGACATCTGACCAACTGAACAGGAGGATATGGGCTGTTAACCCTCTCCCAGCACAACAGAAATTG TTGGCGTATGTGTTGGATAAAAACAAAGATCCGTATGAGGACATACTTTCTTATAGCCCAGGACGGACATTAACAAGATGTGATTTCTGGTCTTTGGCCTTTGAAGAGGTTGAAGCACAG ATTGCTGATCAGTGCTTTCAAGTCATAACTGCTCTTGGAGCTTCACAGGTCAGCTTGTTTTTGTTCTGTGTGGTATTATTAAGCCTTTGGCAGGGAGGCCTTGTGGCCTTAAGAAGAAATTTCTCACTTCTCATGGAGTTTGTCACAGGCTTTACACAATACATTTTTCCTACATTTTCAAAAAAAAACTGTAGCACTACTAGTTTCTGTCTCTTCAGGGCAAAGACGTCCACACTTTCAGCATCTATTTGGTGGTTACCTGGTTACCACCATTTCACAATGATCCCCTTGCAGCTTTACCT GACAATATTGGAACAAAGGACATCATTTTACTCCCTTCGTGGGAGTCCGGGCACTGGATTTTGTGT AGTCTTGGCTAATCACATTTCACCAGGCCATTGGAACACTGTAACATTGAGTCAGTTGAAG GGTGCACCACTGCAGTGGGGAGGGAATGACTGTGGGGCATACATGATGATG TATGCCCTCTATGTGACCCTGGACATGCCTTTTGATTTTGCTCAA TCAGATATGCCCGTAATCAGGAGTTGGTGGTGCCAACAATTACTGAAGACATTTCCTCTGGCTGG TCAATTCAGCCCACCAGAGCCGGAAATGATGGAGGTCACCCAAGGAGAGCCCACCCCAACAGAGCCAGACACTATGGAGGTCACCCAAAGAAAAGAAATACAA GACGTGCCTGTGATGAGAGGCATTATGGTGGCCTGGAACTGGGTGAAGGAAAACCAAAAACACTTTGCTGGAAAGGTTATCCCACCAGACATCATCAGTATGGATGAAGACGACGCAGCAATGGCCATCACAATGCAGGAACTGTTCATGACTACACATGACATGGATAGGGATGAGGATGAAATTCGGTCTCCCTTCATTTTCACCTTCTCAAACAAAGATGATATGGAGTTTTTCATGCATGAAATAAGAGACAAACGAGATATCCGTGTGTCTTGCATGTGCAACACAGATTAG
- the LOC129165465 gene encoding uncharacterized protein isoform X1 — translation MAMHQTILRRGQDPLQSIKRCSDCCSNIHCTFCKMTYADFYKVKYHVQNHVSIAVKHEDYVILKCSLGCREMAHYHCCYCPSTILRRMAFVKHLAICKEKLSRPPPPAQTAPPPSAQTRPPQTGPPPPSAQTRPPQTGPPPPSAQTRPPQTGPPPPQTGPPPPQTGPPPPQTGPPPPSAQTAPSPSAQTAPSPSAQTRPPQTGPPPPQTGPPPPQTGPPPPSAQTAPSPSAQTRPPQTGPPPPSAQTRPPQTGPPPPSAQTRPPQTGPPPPQTGPPPPQTAPPPPSAQTAPPPSAQTRPPPSAQTGPPPPSAQTAPPPSAQTRPPPPQTGPPPPSAQTAPPPSPQAGPSSSSSSSRRLKVRQPVKVTCSHCGITLNKKNLQVHINRKHRPKGQQISETRHLSCQCIDATNGIFAVNKSFFKPCSPIHVQKKTWGTSQKQICELDDCNTNLDFAVRSGILPYECIHLKSLTFSPRSDTPPTILEEEVLSDIVSAKIFGDVRKQSCLNLQSKSAAAGVPLSVDVTVGGPSSKKFISVFEPKVSCYSRLGRVMVAFDMKKRSWHCPCAKPRLLCLHKSVAKWHLFQTDREMFKTKESATDSGDAAETNEELQDDAIPVGGQQYPPGDNDLMRMVKYIMKNKALPENLPQDLVTGSQTLEDISKDLIPKETICAECGGQLNEPVLITARAKLVAYTGVVHGFSTYRRECPDCGLIYRYQEWSDGIHNFNDHILLTLHLCIYLRNSIQTHHAVSRAIEVLEKTENQTFPSKATMLHAYMHFEALTAHSYSYSCYKCGYYPPVVIMDLHRKGVFNMPTSEMETPPADFDGRVNIKDFYDSVTSQIICTGLLTSGRKNPFLVLPSYHNWAPWIGPKCRDGDIVFNTEHEKLHAPRQAAEMSDLQMTEERLQDALINLRVDMVRKLCKQCGIDSKGSKMDLILRLREEMKNRSSYDKIFEKVWGASGGWAVVMCPCAVVYSIKFNLRAESPRDYADILLSWKHFPNIAIYDFARGLATHTNLREPENLPFSPHEGRLAEASNDNVKSAAEGKLKVHLPWLKSKKKDADTNCHPLTGSSEHYTLYDVFHEKNTKDPRDILRRIALVPELAGWVNSQCAEQLFADMRKNNYFLNTLTPSEHIFMMRNILHHYNTQCNNKTEESIKKVVSEDVLQLDHNGQIVMAAQPPTEADVTTQPYCPSMSDLLPGLTPNQTSDQLNRRIWAVNPLPAQQKLLAYVLDKNKDPYEDILSYSPGRTLTRCDFWSLAFEEVEAQIADQCFQVITALGASQVSLFLFCVVLLSLWQGGLVALRRNFSLLMEFVTGFTQYIFPTFSKKNCSTTSFCLFRAKTSTLSASIWWLPGYHHFTMIPLQLYLTILEQRTSFYSLRGSPGTGFCVVLANHISPGHWNTVTLSQLKGAPLQWGGNDCGAYMMMYALYVTLDMPFDFAQSDMPVIRSWWCQQLLKTFPLAGQFSPPEPEMMEVTQGEPTPTEPDTMEVTQRKEIQDVPVMRGIMVAWNWVKENQKHFAGKVIPPDIISMDEDDAAMAITMQELFMTTHDMDRDEDEIRSPFIFTFSNKDDMEFFMHEIRDKRDIRVSCMCNTD, via the exons ATGGCT ATGCATCAAACAATACTGAGGAGAGGGCAGGATCCTCTTCAGTCTATCAAGCGATGCAGCGATTGTTGCAGCAACATTCACTGCACTTTCTGTAAAATGACATATGCTGATTTTTACAAGGTTAAATACCATGTACAGAATCATGTGAGCATTGCTGTAAAACATGAAG ATTATGTCATCTTAAAATGCAGCCTGGGCTGTAGGGAAATGGCACATTATCATTGTTGTTACTGTCCGTCAACGATTCTGCGGAGAATGGCATTTGTGAAACATCTTGCTATATGTAAGGAGAAATTATCACGTCCTCCACCACCGGCACAGACAGCACCTCCTCCATCAGCACAGACAAgacctccacagacaggacctcctcctccatcggcacagacaagacctccacagacaggacctcctcctccatcggcacagacaagacctccacagacaggacctcctcctccacagacaggacctcctcctccacagacaggacctcctcctccacagacaggacctcctcctccatcggcacagacagcaccttctccatcggcacagacagcaccttctccatcagcacagacaagacctccacagacaggacctcctcctccacagacaggacctcctcctccacagacaggacctcctcctccatcggcacagacagcaccttctccatcagcacagacaagacctccacagacaggacctcctcctccatcggcacagacaagacctccacagacaggacctcctcctccatcggcacagacaagacctccacagacaggacctcctcctccacagacaggacctcctcctccacagacagcacctcctcctccatcggcacagacagcacctcctccatcggcacagacaagacctcctccatcggcacagacaggacctcctcctccatcggcacagacagcacctcctccatcagcacagacaagacctcctcctccacagacaggacctcctcctccatcggcacagacaGCACCTCCTCCTTCACCACAGGCAGGACCgtcgtcatcctcatcatcctcacgaCGATTAAAGGTCCGCCAGCCGGTGAAAGTGACATGCAGCCATTGCGGCATCACATTAAATAAAAAGAACTTGCAGGTGCATATTAATAGAAAGCACAGGCCAAAGGGACAACAGATATCAGAGACACGACACCTGTCATGTCAGTGTATTGATGCTACAAATGGCATCTTTGCAGTCAACAAATCATTCTTCAAACCATGCTCACCAATACATGTACAGAAAAAAACCTGGGGTACAAGCCAAAAACAAATTTGTGAATTGGATGATTGCAATACTAATTTGGACTTTGCAGTGAGGAGTGGAATTCTGCCATATGAATGCATCCACTTAAAATCATTGACATTTTCTCCCAGATCAGACACCCCCCCCACAATTCTGGAAGAAGAGGTGCTGTCAGACATAGTGTCTGCCAAAATATTTGGGGATGTGAGAAAACAGAGCTGCTTGAACCTCCAGAGCAAATCTGCTGCTGCAggggtgcctctctcagttgatgTCACAGTTGGAGGGCCGTCCTCAAAAAAGTTCATATCAGTTTTTGAACCCAAAGTGTCATGCTACAGCAGACTGGGAAGGGTAATGGTGGCCTTCGACATGAAAAAGAGGTCATGGCATTGCCCATGTGCCAAACCCAGACTGTTGTGCTTGCACAAAAGTGTGGCTAAATGGCATCTCTTTCAGACAGACAGAGAAATGTTCAAGACCAAAGAGAGTGCCACTGACAGTGGTGATGCTGCTGAGACAAATGAAGAACTGCAGGATGATGCAATACCAGTCGGAGGACAACAATATCCTCCTGGTGACAATGATCTCATGAGAATGGTAAAATACATAATGAAAAACAAAGCTCTACCGGAAAATCTCCCCCAGGATTTGGTCACTGGCTCCCAAACATTAGAGGACATTTCAAAGGACTTGATTCCCAAAGAAACCATATGTGCAGAATGTGGAGGCCAACTTAATGAGCCAGTGCTCATTACAGCACGTGCCAAGCTGGTGGCATACACTGGTGTTGTACATG GCTTTTCTACATACCGCAGGGAATGTCCCGACTGTGGGCTGATTTATCGATACCAGGAGTGGAGTGATGGGATTCATAATTTCAATGACCATATACTCCTCACTCTTCATCTATGTATTTATCTCCGTAACTCAATTCAG ACACACCATGCTGTAAGCCGAGCAATTGAGGTCTTGGAGAAAACTGAAAATCAGACCTTCCCCAGTAAGGCCACAATGCTCCATGCATACATGCATTTTGAAGCCCTGACAGCTCACAGCTACTCATACTCCTGTTATAAGTGTGGATACTATCCACCTGTGGTTATCATGGACCTGCACAGGAAGGGTGTCTTCAATATGCCTA CAAGTGAGATGGAGACTCCACCAGCAGACTTTGATGGCAGAGTCAACATCAAAGATTTTTATGACTCTGTGACGTCTCAGATCATTTGTACTGGCTTATTGACAA GTGGTCGTAAGAACCCCTTTCTTGTTTTGCCATCATATCACAACTGGGCACCTTGGATTGGACCAAAATGCAGAGATGGGGACATTGTTTTCAACACTGAGCATGAGAAGTTGCATGCACCAAGGCAGGCTGCTGAGATGTCAGATCTCCAAATGACAGAGGAGAGACTCCAAGATGCCCTTATTAACCTCCGG GTGGACATGGTGCGTAAGCTATGCAAACAAtgtggcatagattctaaaggttcTAAGATGGACCTTATTCTCAGACTCCGGGAGGAGATGAAGAACAGGTCGTCATATGATAAGATTTTTGAGAAGGTCTGGGGAGCATCAG GTGGCTGGGCAGTTGTTATGTGCCCCTGTGCTGTTGTCTATTCaataaaatttaatttaagaGCAGAAAGCCCCAGAGACTATGCAGATATTTTGCTCAGCTGGAAGCACTTTCCCAACATTGCCATTTATGATTTTGCGAGGGGACTGGCCACACACACCAACTTGAGGGAACCTGAAAACTTGCCTTTCAGCCCACATGAGGGACGGCTGGCTGAGGCATCCAATGATAATGTAAAGTCAGCTGCTGAAGGAAAGCTGAAGGTCCATTTACCATggctaaaaagtaaaaaaaaggatGCAGACACAAACTGCCACCCACTCACAGGATCATCGGAACATTATACCTTGTATGATGTTTTCCATGAGAAAAACACAAAGGATCCTAGAGACATCCTTCGaagaatagcacttgttcctgaaCTGGCTGGCTGGGTCAACAGCCAGTGTGCTGAGCAATTATTTGCAGACATGAGGAAGAACAATTACTTTCTGAATACACTCACACCGTCTGAACACATCTTCATGATGCGCAACATATTGCACCACTACAACACACAATGCAACAACAAGACTGAAGAAAGCATCAAGAAAGTGGTGAGCGAGGATGTCCTGCAGTTGGATCACAATGGGCAGATAGTAATGG CTGCACAGCCACCCACAGAAGCAGATGTAACAACACAACCCT ACTGTCCAAGCATGTCTGACCTGCTTCCAGGTCTAACACCTAACCAGACATCTGACCAACTGAACAGGAGGATATGGGCTGTTAACCCTCTCCCAGCACAACAGAAATTG TTGGCGTATGTGTTGGATAAAAACAAAGATCCGTATGAGGACATACTTTCTTATAGCCCAGGACGGACATTAACAAGATGTGATTTCTGGTCTTTGGCCTTTGAAGAGGTTGAAGCACAG ATTGCTGATCAGTGCTTTCAAGTCATAACTGCTCTTGGAGCTTCACAGGTCAGCTTGTTTTTGTTCTGTGTGGTATTATTAAGCCTTTGGCAGGGAGGCCTTGTGGCCTTAAGAAGAAATTTCTCACTTCTCATGGAGTTTGTCACAGGCTTTACACAATACATTTTTCCTACATTTTCAAAAAAAAACTGTAGCACTACTAGTTTCTGTCTCTTCAGGGCAAAGACGTCCACACTTTCAGCATCTATTTGGTGGTTACCTGGTTACCACCATTTCACAATGATCCCCTTGCAGCTTTACCT GACAATATTGGAACAAAGGACATCATTTTACTCCCTTCGTGGGAGTCCGGGCACTGGATTTTGTGT AGTCTTGGCTAATCACATTTCACCAGGCCATTGGAACACTGTAACATTGAGTCAGTTGAAG GGTGCACCACTGCAGTGGGGAGGGAATGACTGTGGGGCATACATGATGATG TATGCCCTCTATGTGACCCTGGACATGCCTTTTGATTTTGCTCAA TCAGATATGCCCGTAATCAGGAGTTGGTGGTGCCAACAATTACTGAAGACATTTCCTCTGGCTGG TCAATTCAGCCCACCAGAGCCGGAAATGATGGAGGTCACCCAAGGAGAGCCCACCCCAACAGAGCCAGACACTATGGAGGTCACCCAAAGAAAAGAAATACAA GACGTGCCTGTGATGAGAGGCATTATGGTGGCCTGGAACTGGGTGAAGGAAAACCAAAAACACTTTGCTGGAAAGGTTATCCCACCAGACATCATCAGTATGGATGAAGACGACGCAGCAATGGCCATCACAATGCAGGAACTGTTCATGACTACACATGACATGGATAGGGATGAGGATGAAATTCGGTCTCCCTTCATTTTCACCTTCTCAAACAAAGATGATATGGAGTTTTTCATGCATGAAATAAGAGACAAACGAGATATCCGTGTGTCTTGCATGTGCAACACAGATTAG